The genome window TTGCAAAAAATGGCTAGCTACagcaataaaaaaaaaaaaaagtacatatatatatataaatccatacacataaaaacatttttgtgtatttaatttaaataagtTCCAaggtcatttttttttttatgtgcttatatatatgttcatatttcttaataggttatattctttataattttcataatttaccaaatcaataaaatatacacacacaaatatatatatatatatatatatgtatatttttatatttatgtgcaTACATATTATACCTTTGCTTATCTAcacttttttaatttgattAATTGTCTTCTCTTCCAGTTAGCTCTTATAGATGGTCTACTCTTAGCAGATAAGTGTCCTTTGACACGTAATCCTCTATATTTCTTACCTGCTGAAGTGAGACCTCTTAATTCTCTGTGTTTATGCACAGGGTTACATATCCAATTAACTTTTGGATTATTTCTTACAGCATTATGATTTGGATCTACTAATATAacttcataatatttatatactgcATCTTGACCCACCCAATAACTATTTAATACACGTAAATTTCCACATATACTTTTTCCAACTTTACCTTCAGCTACACTTTTTAAATTTCTTGTTGATTTTTGTTTGTGAACACCTTGGTGTTTTGGTTTTCCATGAACAATACCTTTCTTAactcttttttttctatcaCCTCTTCTAACACGTACtctatatataacaaatccTTGTATCGCTTTATATCCTAAGCGACGTGCTTTATCTGGTCTACTGGGCTTTGACACTCTATGAACAACAGGCAGTTGcctataataaaaaaaaaaaaaaaatatatacatataatatatatatatatatatatatatatatatttttgaatggCAAAAGTGAGgacgtaaaaaaaaaaaaattttaaaaaaaacaaaataaatataaatatacatatacatatacatatatccattttattacatatcatcatattcatattttgtattcccatttattttatatatatatttattttatttttttatttgttaccTATATTCCCATGTTCTAActcttaataaaaaatgcaTAGCATCAGATTgcttttttttccatatttctTGAATGTACTTATAAGCtcccatttttatattttattatttttttatatatataaaaaattaaatcgACAATAGAAATTTAAAGAACGAtgacaaataaataatataaatattatattatattataattattattttaacttttttcttttttcttttattattttttttatttattaatgaattatcttatttttctttctcttatcctcataaaattaaaaataaatgaaggaactataaataaaataaataatatatttcaaatttaattttttttttttttttttttacttatttttataaaagaatttttttaaaaagttgaattaaaaatattgcggtttttttttttttttttcataagatatattaaaattatataaataatatatatatatatatatatactattttttaatgtatggatctttaaaatgtttaccaatatgttatattatatatatttttaatacatatatttaattatatataatattatataatatatatgataatatttaattagaaaaaatatggagtgctatgaaaataaaaaatatatattttattatatatttataggtataaaatatttaatatatatataataatattattatatatacgcagatatatttattattatatatatgtaatatatttcatttatataaatttatattgatGATCTAGGGATGTGGggtatacataaaaatataaataaacataaaataatatatatatatatatatatatataatattatatatatattatattatgtgggatatgaatgatgatatgtattatatatataatatataaaaaaaatgtgacaagaattatatataatacttaattttttaattaaaatgaaggttaaataaattattcccatatatataaataacgaaaaaaataaaatatattattatataatatattaattatgttttatataataagccatatatataatattaagatgaaaattccttttttttttttttttttcaaaaaagaaaaaatatgagGAAACATAGCCTCCCATCTCactaatataatttaatatatatttatatataataatatatatatcataaaaatatatatatatatatatattaattattataggcttttttttttttttttttttttttgttttttcctaattattaatataataaatttattaaaaacaaaaaaaataaatataaataatataataaataaatatataatatttttattatatatgaatgaacAAGTTATTCCTTTAAgcaaattttaaaaatatatattttatatgtagtcaacctttattaaaaatataattgaacatataaaaattataaatatataaaatattatatatatatatatatatatatatatacaactaATAATTATGGttcaataaaatattagGCCGTTATCATAAGGTAACTTATAAAAGATGTATATCTTTTATGTATGttcttattaaatataatctacataaaatatattatatatatatatataattatatgtgtttatatttattttcttaatattttatatatacacctATATGTTGTGTaaggataatatattttcttataaaaaattttgtaaccacaataaacaaaaaaaaaaaaaagaaaaaaaaattattccttttttacaacatataaataaataaatatatatatatatatatttatatatttataatgaacGTAATGAAACAACaaataaaatggaaaataatgcaataatgaaaaaaaaaaaaaaaaaaaaaaaaaaaacctttgtgtgtgtttttttttttttttttttttggttctttttatattaatcataatatgtaataaaatataattgtcttttttttttataagtataataaagaatgaataatataaaaaccacttaaatattatttggcattacaatatatatatatatatatatatatatatatatatatatatttgtatcatcaattttgttatatatatatgtacatttaaCTACacacaaacaaaaaaagtactcatcacataatatatatatatatatatatagtagtATCAAAACAAATGTAAAATCCTATGGAATTAAATAtaacttttatatatcttcAAAGACACAATCACACAcgttcataaatataaacatctaatatgtatcatatataaatatgaagaaataaacATTCATtcaatatttatgtaatttaaaaaaataatatagctacatatattttcacacattcatatattatatatatgtatgtatgagTACTATGGTGTAATCTGtctatgttaatatatttttttgatctCATCATAAACATGTGCATCGtgtttacaaaaaaaaaaattgtgttttcatcaaaaataatatatatctacttgtttataaaaatattatattaataatatatttatata of Plasmodium sp. gorilla clade G2 genome assembly, chromosome: 4 contains these proteins:
- a CDS encoding 60S ribosomal protein L15, putative is translated as MGAYKYIQEIWKKKQSDAMHFLLRVRTWEYRQLPVVHRVSKPSRPDKARRLGYKAIQGFVIYRVRVRRGDRKKRVKKGIVHGKPKHQGVHKQKSTRNLKSVAEGKVGKSICGNLRVLNSYWVGQDAVYKYYEVILVDPNHNAVRNNPKVNWICNPVHKHRELRGLTSAGKKYRGLRVKGHLSAKSRPSIRANWKRRQLIKLKKCR